A region of Aquipuribacter hungaricus DNA encodes the following proteins:
- a CDS encoding aspartate carbamoyltransferase catalytic subunit, whose amino-acid sequence MRHLLSTADLDHAAAVQLLDTAEAMAATQRREIKKLPTLRGRTVVNLFYEDSTRTRISFEAAAKRLSADVINFAAKGSSVSKGESLKDTAETLQAMGADAVVIRHPASGAPHRLAAMGWTTGAVLNAGDGTHEHPTQALLDAFTLRRHLRGGEGDLAGVRVAVVGDVLHSRVARSNVHLLHTLGAEVTLVAPPTLLPLGVGSWPCATSFDLDAVLPGVDAVMMLRVQGERMNAAYFPSEREYSRRYGLDARRLRLLPGHAVVMHPGPMNRGLEISADAADSPRAVVLDQVTNGVSVRMAALYLLLAGEGSEA is encoded by the coding sequence GTGAGGCACCTGCTGTCCACCGCCGACCTGGACCACGCCGCGGCCGTGCAGCTCCTCGACACCGCCGAGGCCATGGCCGCAACCCAGCGCCGGGAGATCAAGAAACTCCCGACGCTGCGCGGGCGCACGGTGGTCAACCTGTTCTACGAGGACTCCACGCGCACCCGGATCTCGTTCGAGGCGGCCGCCAAGCGGTTGTCGGCCGACGTCATCAACTTCGCGGCCAAGGGCTCCAGCGTGTCCAAGGGCGAGAGCCTCAAGGACACCGCGGAGACGCTGCAGGCGATGGGCGCCGACGCCGTCGTCATCCGCCACCCCGCGTCGGGCGCGCCCCACCGGCTCGCGGCGATGGGCTGGACGACGGGCGCGGTGCTCAACGCCGGCGACGGCACCCACGAGCACCCCACCCAGGCCCTGCTCGACGCCTTCACCCTGCGCCGGCACCTGCGCGGGGGCGAGGGTGACCTCGCCGGCGTCCGGGTCGCGGTGGTCGGCGACGTCCTGCACAGCCGGGTGGCCCGCTCCAACGTCCACCTGCTCCACACCCTCGGCGCCGAGGTCACGCTCGTCGCGCCGCCGACCCTGCTGCCGCTCGGCGTCGGGAGCTGGCCCTGCGCCACGTCGTTCGACCTGGACGCGGTGCTGCCCGGCGTGGACGCGGTGATGATGCTGCGGGTCCAGGGGGAGCGGATGAACGCCGCCTACTTCCCGTCCGAGCGGGAGTACTCCCGGCGCTACGGCCTGGACGCGCGGCGGCTGCGGCTGCTGCCCGGGCACGCCGTCGTCATGCACCCCGGACCGATGAACCGCGGCCTGGAGATCAGCGCCGACGCCGCCGACAGCCCCCGGGCCGTCGTGCTGGACCAGGTGACGAACGGGGTGTCGGTGCGGATGGCCGCGCTGTACCTGCTGCTGGCCGGAGAGGGGAGCGAGGCATGA
- a CDS encoding dihydroorotate dehydrogenase, which translates to MSAPAAASVGGATAPDPAAAVDMSVRLTAPAGTVDLAAGVLTASGCAAAGRELDPYLDLTTLGGVVTKTIMRGARSGRPTPRMAETPSGMLNSIGLQGPGIAHFLAHDLPWVAERGARAVVSVAGEDVEEFVDIARTLRAATSDDGPLGRPGTDGGVLAAVEVNISCPNVANRGLVFACDPGSAAEVVAAVRAATDPRVPVLAKLSPDVTDIVAIARSVLAAGADGLVMVNTLLGVAIDVDRGAPVLSRVTGGLSGPAIRPVAVRCVWQVTAAMRAGLLPTVPVVGVGGVRTGRDAAELVLAGASAVQVGTVTFGDPGAPARVRDELAAVVRHHGLGSLAGLVGRAHDAVRDGGHP; encoded by the coding sequence GTGAGCGCCCCCGCGGCCGCCTCCGTCGGCGGTGCCACCGCCCCAGACCCTGCCGCCGCCGTCGACATGTCGGTGCGGCTGACCGCCCCCGCCGGCACGGTCGACCTCGCCGCCGGGGTGCTGACGGCAAGCGGCTGCGCGGCGGCCGGCCGCGAGCTCGACCCGTACCTCGACCTCACCACCCTGGGCGGGGTCGTCACCAAGACGATCATGCGCGGGGCCCGGTCCGGGCGGCCGACGCCACGGATGGCCGAGACGCCGTCGGGGATGCTCAACTCCATCGGCCTGCAGGGGCCCGGCATCGCGCACTTCCTCGCCCACGACCTGCCGTGGGTCGCGGAGCGCGGCGCGCGCGCCGTGGTCAGCGTCGCCGGGGAGGACGTCGAGGAGTTCGTCGACATCGCCCGGACCCTGCGCGCGGCGACGTCGGACGACGGCCCGCTCGGCCGCCCCGGCACGGACGGCGGCGTGCTCGCCGCGGTCGAGGTCAACATCTCCTGCCCCAACGTCGCCAACCGCGGCCTGGTGTTCGCGTGCGACCCGGGCAGCGCGGCCGAGGTCGTCGCCGCGGTCCGCGCCGCCACCGACCCCCGCGTGCCGGTGCTGGCCAAGCTGTCGCCGGACGTCACCGACATCGTCGCCATCGCCCGGTCCGTCCTCGCGGCCGGCGCCGACGGCCTCGTCATGGTCAACACGCTGCTCGGCGTCGCCATCGACGTCGACCGCGGCGCCCCGGTCCTGTCCCGGGTGACCGGCGGGCTGTCCGGCCCCGCGATCCGCCCCGTGGCCGTCCGCTGCGTCTGGCAGGTGACGGCGGCCATGCGCGCCGGGCTGCTGCCGACCGTGCCCGTCGTCGGGGTCGGCGGCGTGCGCACCGGCCGCGACGCCGCCGAGCTCGTCCTGGCGGGTGCGTCGGCGGTGCAGGTCGGCACGGTCACCTTCGGCGACCCCGGTGCCCCCGCCCGGGTGCGGGACGAGCTGGCCGCGGTCGTCCGCCACCATGGGCTGGGCTCGCTGGCCGGGCTCGTCGGGAGAGCCCACGACGCCGTCCGGGACGGGGGCCACCCGTGA
- the carB gene encoding carbamoyl-phosphate synthase large subunit: protein MPRRTDISSVLVIGSGPIVIGQAAEFDYSGTQACRVLREEGLRVVLVNSNPATIMTDPDFADATYIEPITTEVIERIIAAERPDAILPTLGGQTALNAAIQLAEAGVLERYGVELIGADIEAIGKAEDREQFKQVVAAAGAESARSAVVRDLDGALAAAAEYSYPVVLRPSFTMGGLGSGFAEDEETLRRMIVAGLAASPTHEVLVEESIKGWKEYELELMRDRADNVVVVCSIENLDPMGVHTGDSITVAPALTLTDREYQRLRDISLAVIRGVGVDTGGCNIQFAVDPRDGRVVVIEMNPRVSRSSALASKATGFPIAKIAARLAIGYTLDEIPNDITGSTPASFEPSLDYVVVKIPRFAFEKFPAADRTLTTTMKSVGEAMAIGRSFTEALQKATRSLERRGSTFRFPVLADVTDADLDALLAATVQPTEDRLVAVQQALWAGASVEQVHEATGIDPWFLDQMALLCDVAREVAAAPTLDAATLRRAKRHGFSDAQLGELRGMAEPVVRGLRHALGIRPVFKTVDTCAAEFAALTPYHYSSYDEEDEVVASDRRKVVILGSGPNRIGQGVEFDYSCVHAAFALRDAGFETIMVNCNPETVSTDYDTSDRLYFEPLTIEDVLEVVHAEQRSGELLGVVVQLGGQTPLGLADELAAAGVPVLGTSPDAIRLAEDRSAFGHVLGAAGLPAPVWDTAASFEEAREVADRIGYPVLVRPSFVLGGRGMEVVDDAEALDGYVARAGQTGVRVGPQHPLLVDRFLETAVEIDVDALCDGTEVFLGGVMEHIEEAGVHSGDSACVLPPVTLGAAVLAQVRHATEAIARGVGVVGLLNVQYALVGDTVMVLEANPRASRTVPFVSKATDVPLAKAAARIMTGTSIADLRAEGMLPAVGDGASHPPVSVSVKEAVLPFKRFRTATGAVVDSMLGPEMRSTGEVMGIDADFPRAFAKSQAAAYGGLPTSGRVFVSVADRDKRAMLFPLSRLAALGFEILATAGTAETLRRNGIASTVVRKHSQGPGPDGEPTITQLILDGGVAMVVNTPSGRAARADGYDIRAATTTVDAPIITTVQQLAAAVQGIEAIADGGFAVASLQQHALDISAERETHR from the coding sequence ATGCCCCGCCGCACCGACATCTCCAGCGTCCTCGTCATCGGCTCCGGGCCGATCGTCATCGGCCAGGCCGCGGAGTTCGACTACTCCGGCACCCAGGCCTGCCGCGTGCTGCGCGAGGAGGGCCTGCGGGTCGTCCTCGTCAACAGCAACCCCGCGACGATCATGACCGACCCCGACTTCGCGGACGCCACGTACATCGAGCCCATCACCACCGAGGTCATCGAGCGGATCATCGCCGCCGAGCGCCCCGACGCGATCCTGCCGACCCTCGGCGGGCAGACCGCGCTCAACGCCGCGATCCAGCTCGCGGAGGCGGGCGTGCTCGAGAGGTACGGGGTCGAGCTCATCGGCGCCGACATCGAGGCCATCGGCAAGGCCGAGGACCGCGAGCAGTTCAAGCAGGTCGTGGCCGCCGCCGGCGCCGAGAGCGCCCGCAGCGCCGTGGTCCGCGATCTCGACGGCGCGCTCGCCGCCGCGGCCGAGTACTCCTACCCGGTGGTCCTGCGGCCCTCGTTCACCATGGGCGGGCTCGGCTCCGGCTTCGCCGAGGACGAAGAGACCCTGCGGCGGATGATCGTCGCCGGCCTCGCTGCCAGCCCGACGCACGAGGTGCTCGTCGAGGAGAGCATCAAGGGCTGGAAGGAGTACGAGCTCGAGCTCATGCGCGACCGGGCGGACAACGTCGTCGTCGTCTGCTCGATCGAGAACCTCGACCCGATGGGCGTGCACACCGGCGACTCCATCACCGTCGCCCCCGCGCTCACCCTCACCGACCGGGAGTACCAGCGGCTGCGCGACATCTCCCTCGCGGTCATCCGGGGGGTCGGGGTGGACACCGGCGGCTGCAACATCCAGTTCGCGGTGGACCCCCGGGACGGCCGGGTCGTCGTCATCGAGATGAACCCCCGCGTGTCCCGCTCCAGCGCGCTCGCGTCCAAGGCGACCGGGTTCCCCATCGCCAAGATCGCCGCCCGTCTGGCGATCGGCTACACCCTCGACGAGATCCCCAACGACATCACCGGGTCCACGCCGGCGAGCTTCGAGCCGTCGCTGGACTACGTCGTGGTGAAGATCCCGCGCTTCGCGTTCGAGAAGTTCCCGGCCGCCGACCGCACCCTGACGACCACCATGAAGTCCGTCGGCGAGGCCATGGCCATCGGCCGCAGCTTCACCGAGGCGCTGCAGAAGGCGACTCGCTCGCTGGAGCGGCGCGGGTCGACGTTCCGGTTCCCCGTGCTGGCGGACGTCACGGACGCCGACCTCGATGCGCTGCTCGCGGCCACGGTCCAGCCCACCGAGGACCGGCTCGTCGCGGTCCAGCAGGCGCTGTGGGCCGGGGCGAGCGTCGAGCAGGTCCACGAGGCGACGGGGATCGACCCCTGGTTCCTCGACCAGATGGCGCTGCTGTGCGACGTCGCCCGCGAGGTCGCCGCGGCCCCCACCCTGGACGCCGCCACGCTGCGGCGGGCCAAGCGCCACGGCTTCTCCGACGCCCAGCTCGGCGAGCTGCGGGGGATGGCCGAGCCCGTCGTCCGCGGCCTGCGGCACGCCCTCGGCATCCGGCCGGTCTTCAAGACCGTCGACACCTGCGCCGCGGAGTTCGCCGCCCTCACGCCGTACCACTACTCCTCCTACGACGAGGAGGACGAGGTGGTCGCCTCCGACCGCCGCAAGGTGGTCATCCTCGGCTCCGGCCCCAACCGGATCGGCCAGGGCGTGGAGTTCGACTACTCCTGCGTGCACGCCGCCTTCGCCCTCCGCGACGCCGGCTTCGAGACGATCATGGTCAACTGCAACCCCGAGACGGTGTCGACGGACTACGACACCTCCGACCGGCTGTACTTCGAGCCGCTGACCATCGAGGACGTCCTCGAGGTCGTCCACGCCGAGCAGCGCTCCGGCGAGCTGCTGGGCGTCGTGGTGCAGCTCGGCGGGCAGACCCCGCTCGGGCTGGCCGACGAGCTCGCCGCCGCCGGCGTGCCGGTGCTCGGCACCAGCCCGGACGCCATCCGGCTCGCCGAGGACCGCAGCGCCTTCGGCCACGTGCTCGGCGCCGCGGGCCTGCCCGCCCCGGTCTGGGACACCGCCGCGAGCTTCGAGGAGGCCCGCGAGGTCGCCGACCGGATCGGCTACCCCGTGCTCGTGCGGCCCTCGTTCGTCCTCGGCGGGCGCGGCATGGAGGTCGTCGACGACGCCGAGGCGCTCGACGGCTACGTCGCCCGCGCCGGCCAGACCGGCGTCCGGGTCGGCCCGCAGCACCCGCTGCTCGTCGACCGGTTCCTCGAGACCGCCGTGGAGATCGACGTCGACGCGCTCTGCGACGGCACCGAGGTCTTCCTCGGCGGGGTCATGGAGCACATCGAGGAGGCCGGCGTGCACTCCGGCGACAGCGCCTGCGTGCTGCCGCCGGTGACGCTCGGCGCGGCCGTCCTCGCCCAGGTCCGCCACGCCACCGAGGCGATCGCCCGCGGGGTCGGGGTGGTCGGGCTGCTCAACGTCCAGTACGCGCTCGTCGGCGACACCGTCATGGTGCTCGAGGCCAACCCGCGCGCCAGCCGCACGGTGCCGTTCGTCTCCAAGGCCACCGACGTCCCGCTCGCCAAGGCCGCCGCCCGGATCATGACCGGCACGTCCATCGCCGACCTGCGCGCCGAGGGCATGCTGCCCGCGGTCGGCGACGGCGCGAGCCACCCGCCGGTGTCGGTGTCGGTCAAGGAGGCCGTGCTGCCGTTCAAGCGGTTCCGCACGGCCACCGGCGCGGTCGTGGACTCCATGCTCGGGCCCGAGATGCGCTCGACCGGCGAGGTCATGGGCATCGACGCCGACTTCCCCCGGGCGTTCGCCAAGAGCCAGGCCGCGGCCTACGGCGGGCTGCCCACGAGCGGGCGGGTGTTCGTCTCCGTCGCCGACCGCGACAAGCGGGCGATGCTCTTCCCGCTGAGCCGGCTCGCCGCGCTCGGCTTCGAGATCCTCGCCACCGCGGGCACGGCGGAGACCCTGCGCCGCAACGGCATCGCCTCCACCGTGGTCCGCAAGCACAGCCAGGGGCCCGGCCCCGACGGGGAGCCGACCATCACCCAGCTGATCCTCGACGGCGGGGTGGCGATGGTCGTCAACACCCCGTCCGGGCGCGCGGCCCGCGCCGACGGCTACGACATCCGCGCCGCCACGACCACGGTCGACGCGCCCATCATCACGACGGTCCAGCAGCTCGCCGCCGCCGTGCAGGGGATCGAGGCGATCGCCGACGGCGGCTTCGCGGTGGCCAGCCTGCAGCAGCACGCGCTCGACATCTCGGCCGAGCGGGAGACGCACCGGTGA
- a CDS encoding dihydroorotase, with the protein MSGTWVLRGALLPDGTAADLLLRDGTLAEIGAAGSLDAGGARVVDADGLVALPGLVDLHTHLREPGREDAETVESGTRAAAAGGYTAVHAMANTSPVADTAGVVEQVHRLGRQAGWCDVRPVGAVTVGLAGSRLAELGAMAASTARVRVFSDDGHCVSDPVLMRRALEYVRAFDGVVAQHAQDPRLTEGAQMHEGDVSGVLGLTGWPAVAEEAVIARDVLLAAHVRSRVHVCHVSTAGSVEIVRLAKQRGLPVTAEVTPHHLLLTDELVRSYDPVYKVNPPLRTAADVQALREAVADGTVDVVATDHAPHPTEAKDCEWAAAAMGMTGLETALAVVQETLVDTGLMGWSAVAERMSTAPARIGRLDDPALGLGSHGRGLVAGAPGHVTLYDPAAPTVVDPAAHQTSGRNSPFRGRTLPGRVVATFLRGQPTVLDGAMVDREPAPEPAAW; encoded by the coding sequence ATGAGCGGGACCTGGGTGCTGCGGGGGGCGCTGCTGCCCGACGGCACGGCCGCGGACCTGCTGCTGCGCGACGGCACGCTGGCCGAGATCGGCGCGGCCGGCTCGCTGGACGCCGGCGGCGCCCGCGTCGTCGACGCCGACGGCCTGGTCGCGCTGCCGGGTCTCGTGGACCTCCACACCCACCTGCGCGAGCCGGGCCGCGAGGACGCCGAGACCGTCGAGTCCGGGACCCGCGCCGCGGCGGCCGGCGGGTACACCGCCGTGCACGCCATGGCCAACACCAGCCCGGTCGCCGACACCGCCGGGGTCGTCGAGCAGGTCCACCGCCTGGGGCGGCAGGCCGGCTGGTGCGACGTGCGCCCGGTCGGCGCCGTCACCGTCGGCCTCGCCGGCAGCCGGCTCGCGGAGCTCGGTGCCATGGCCGCCTCCACCGCGCGGGTCCGGGTGTTCAGCGACGACGGGCACTGCGTGTCCGACCCCGTCCTCATGCGCCGGGCGCTGGAGTACGTGCGCGCCTTCGACGGCGTCGTCGCCCAGCACGCGCAGGACCCGCGCCTCACCGAGGGCGCGCAGATGCACGAGGGCGACGTGTCCGGCGTCCTCGGGCTCACGGGGTGGCCGGCCGTGGCCGAGGAGGCCGTCATCGCCCGCGACGTGCTGCTCGCCGCGCACGTCCGCTCCCGGGTGCACGTCTGCCACGTCTCGACCGCCGGCAGCGTGGAGATCGTCCGGCTCGCCAAGCAGCGCGGCCTGCCCGTCACCGCCGAGGTGACGCCCCACCACCTGCTGCTCACCGACGAGCTGGTCCGCAGCTACGACCCCGTCTACAAGGTCAACCCGCCGCTGCGCACGGCCGCCGACGTGCAGGCGCTGCGCGAGGCGGTTGCCGACGGGACCGTCGACGTCGTGGCCACCGACCACGCCCCGCACCCCACCGAGGCCAAGGACTGCGAGTGGGCCGCCGCGGCCATGGGCATGACCGGCCTGGAGACCGCGCTCGCCGTGGTCCAGGAGACGCTCGTCGACACCGGGCTCATGGGCTGGTCGGCCGTCGCCGAGCGGATGTCCACGGCGCCGGCCCGGATCGGCCGGCTCGACGACCCCGCCCTGGGCCTCGGCTCCCACGGGCGCGGCCTCGTGGCCGGCGCGCCGGGTCACGTCACCCTCTACGACCCGGCCGCCCCCACCGTCGTCGACCCCGCCGCCCACCAGACCTCGGGCCGTAACAGCCCGTTCCGCGGGCGGACCCTGCCCGGGCGGGTGGTCGCGACGTTCCTGCGCGGGCAGCCCACCGTCCTCGACGGCGCCATGGTCGACCGGGAGCCCGCGCCGGAGCCCGCCGCGTGGTGA
- the carA gene encoding glutamine-hydrolyzing carbamoyl-phosphate synthase small subunit: MSTPPARTPAAPAVLLLEDGRLFRGEAFGAVGQTVGEAVFSTGMTGYQETLTDPSYHRQVVVMTAPHVGNTGVNDEDAESRRVWVAGYVVRDPAPRPSSWRSTRTLDDELRAQGTVGIGGVDTRAVVRHLRERGVMRAGIFSGPAADRPVEELLRLVRESPSMSGADLAGEVSTDDAYLVPALGESRLTVAAVDLGIKSMTPRRLAERGVSTHVLPASATLDDVLAVSPDGVFFSNGPGDPAAAEGPVRLLQQVLERDIPFFGICFGNQLLGRALGLGTYKLGYGHRGINQPVVDRRTGRVEITAHNHGFAVDAPLDGPVEAPVGGLGRVEVSHVCLNDDVVEGLSLLDRRAFSVQYHPEAAAGPHDAGYLFDRFVDLMQHPRTDPHGTRSAGGPSGTTQQGGTA, translated from the coding sequence ATGAGCACCCCCCCGGCCCGCACCCCCGCGGCCCCCGCCGTCCTGCTGCTGGAGGACGGCCGTCTGTTCCGCGGCGAGGCCTTCGGCGCCGTCGGCCAGACCGTCGGCGAGGCCGTCTTCTCCACCGGCATGACCGGCTACCAGGAGACCCTCACCGACCCCAGCTACCACCGGCAGGTCGTCGTCATGACCGCCCCGCACGTCGGCAACACCGGCGTCAACGACGAGGACGCCGAGTCCCGCCGGGTGTGGGTGGCCGGCTACGTGGTCCGCGACCCCGCCCCCCGCCCCAGCAGCTGGCGCTCCACCCGCACCCTGGACGACGAGCTGCGTGCCCAGGGCACGGTCGGCATCGGCGGGGTCGACACCCGCGCAGTCGTCCGGCACCTGCGCGAGCGGGGCGTCATGCGCGCCGGCATCTTCTCCGGCCCCGCCGCCGACCGGCCCGTCGAGGAGCTGCTGCGCCTGGTTCGGGAGTCCCCGTCCATGAGCGGCGCCGACCTGGCCGGCGAGGTCTCCACCGACGACGCCTACCTGGTCCCCGCGCTCGGCGAGAGCCGGCTCACGGTCGCCGCCGTCGACCTCGGCATCAAGTCGATGACCCCGCGCCGGCTCGCCGAGCGCGGCGTGAGCACCCACGTGCTGCCGGCCTCGGCGACGCTGGACGACGTGCTCGCCGTCAGCCCGGACGGCGTCTTCTTCTCCAACGGCCCCGGCGACCCCGCCGCCGCGGAGGGCCCGGTCCGGCTGCTGCAGCAGGTGCTCGAGCGCGACATCCCGTTCTTCGGCATCTGCTTCGGCAACCAGCTGCTCGGCCGCGCCCTCGGCCTGGGCACGTACAAGCTCGGCTACGGCCACCGCGGCATCAACCAGCCCGTCGTCGACCGGCGCACCGGCCGGGTCGAGATCACCGCCCACAACCACGGCTTCGCGGTCGACGCCCCGCTCGACGGGCCCGTCGAGGCGCCGGTGGGCGGGCTCGGCCGCGTCGAGGTGAGCCACGTCTGCCTCAACGACGACGTGGTCGAGGGGCTGAGCCTGCTCGACCGGCGGGCGTTCAGCGTCCAGTACCACCCCGAGGCCGCCGCCGGCCCGCACGACGCCGGCTACCTGTTCGACCGCTTCGTCGACCTCATGCAGCACCCCCGGACCGACCCGCACGGGACCCGCTCCGCCGGGGGCCCGTCCGGCACCACCCAGCAGGGAGGCACGGCCTGA
- a CDS encoding dihydroorotate dehydrogenase electron transfer subunit, whose protein sequence is MSAPAGVLPAARPAQVTAPVVVADRLGGYAHLVIADPVLAQALPGQFVAVAVGDRQSSMLLRRAFSVHRADPAAGTLEVVVAAHGAGTAWIAGRRAGDELDVVGPLGTRFVLPPAGGRVVLVGGGYGSAPFAWTAQAAVAAGVRVDAVVGAGDADRLCDVDGVRAVVGAAGGQVLVTTDDGSAGEPGRVTDALARLLEEPVPTTVAACGPMAMLAAVARTAAAAQERTGAPVDVQVAVEEAMACGIGICMTCVLPVRGADGATRMVRACTDGPVIDAAAVRWDCVGAHGASVPADAVGAPEGGAA, encoded by the coding sequence GTGAGCGCGCCCGCGGGCGTGCTCCCCGCCGCCCGGCCGGCCCAGGTGACCGCACCCGTCGTCGTCGCCGACCGCCTCGGCGGCTACGCCCACCTCGTGATCGCCGACCCGGTCCTCGCCCAGGCCCTGCCCGGGCAGTTCGTCGCCGTGGCCGTGGGGGACCGGCAGAGCTCGATGCTCCTGCGCCGCGCGTTCAGCGTGCACCGCGCGGACCCGGCCGCCGGGACGCTCGAGGTGGTCGTCGCCGCCCACGGCGCCGGCACGGCCTGGATCGCGGGCCGCCGCGCCGGCGACGAGCTCGACGTGGTCGGCCCGCTCGGCACCCGGTTCGTGCTGCCCCCCGCGGGCGGGCGCGTCGTCCTGGTCGGTGGCGGCTACGGCTCGGCGCCGTTCGCGTGGACCGCGCAGGCCGCCGTGGCCGCCGGCGTCCGGGTCGACGCCGTCGTCGGCGCCGGGGACGCCGACCGGCTCTGCGACGTCGACGGCGTCCGCGCGGTCGTCGGGGCGGCCGGCGGGCAGGTGCTCGTCACCACCGACGACGGCAGCGCGGGGGAGCCGGGCCGGGTGACCGACGCGCTCGCCCGGCTGCTCGAGGAGCCCGTGCCGACGACCGTCGCGGCGTGCGGGCCGATGGCCATGCTCGCCGCGGTCGCCCGCACCGCCGCCGCCGCGCAGGAGCGGACCGGCGCCCCGGTCGACGTCCAGGTCGCCGTCGAGGAGGCCATGGCCTGCGGCATCGGCATCTGCATGACGTGCGTGCTGCCCGTCCGCGGGGCCGACGGGGCCACCCGGATGGTGCGGGCCTGCACCGACGGCCCGGTCATCGACGCCGCCGCCGTGCGGTGGGACTGCGTCGGCGCCCACGGTGCCTCGGTGCCCGCCGACGCCGTCGGTGCCCCCGAGGGCGGTGCCGCGTGA